One genomic segment of uncultured Desulfobacter sp. includes these proteins:
- a CDS encoding arylesterase: MKKRYVTVLLALVVWCGLLPGLFPAAWGIPKIKILFLGDSITAGYGVAKEEAYPALLGQKLESLGIYHVEIINGSISGSTTASALSRLKWFQKASPDIVVLALGANDGLRGLSVKNMEDNLGRAITFAKNNNMDVILAGMQIPPNYGPEYADDFKQVFTTLADGHGIILIPFLLEGVGGRPNMNQPDGIHPNREGHQQIAKTVFPFILKLIQEP; encoded by the coding sequence ATGAAAAAACGATATGTAACAGTCCTGCTGGCTTTAGTGGTTTGGTGTGGCTTGCTGCCGGGTCTTTTTCCGGCAGCATGGGGAATTCCAAAAATAAAAATCCTGTTCCTGGGGGATTCCATTACCGCCGGATACGGAGTTGCCAAGGAAGAAGCCTATCCGGCCCTGTTGGGACAGAAACTTGAATCGCTCGGGATTTATCATGTTGAAATTATCAACGGAAGCATCAGCGGTTCGACTACGGCCAGTGCCCTTTCCCGGCTCAAATGGTTCCAAAAAGCGTCTCCTGATATTGTGGTACTGGCCCTGGGAGCCAATGACGGCTTAAGGGGCCTGTCTGTGAAAAATATGGAAGACAACCTGGGTAGGGCCATTACATTTGCAAAAAACAACAACATGGATGTCATCCTGGCCGGTATGCAAATTCCCCCCAATTACGGGCCGGAATATGCTGATGATTTCAAACAGGTGTTTACCACACTGGCCGATGGCCACGGAATTATTTTGATTCCTTTTCTCCTGGAAGGGGTAGGGGGCAGGCCGAACATGAACCAGCCCGACGGGATTCATCCCAACCGGGAAGGGCATCAACAAATCGCGAAAACCGTATTTCCTTTTATTTTAAAACTGATTCAGGAGCCGTGA
- a CDS encoding ABC transporter ATP-binding protein, with protein sequence MGLEINHLCKSFYSPGTGMIQVLNDVNLQVRPGRTYAVIGQSGSGKTTLLSLIAGLDRPDSGDIILDGENLSTMNEDRLARFRAEKIGIIFQQFHLMPHLTAQENISLPLEILKAPDIEKQTHAMLEMVGLSHRRHHLPGALSGGECQRVAIARALIIKPSLILADEPTGNLDTATGETVTDLLFNLVETEHKSLILVTHNSSLADRCRSTFSLERGVLS encoded by the coding sequence ATGGGACTGGAAATTAATCATCTTTGCAAGTCTTTTTATTCTCCGGGAACCGGTATGATCCAAGTTCTGAATGATGTGAACCTCCAGGTCAGACCCGGCCGGACCTATGCCGTCATCGGTCAATCCGGCTCGGGCAAGACCACCCTTTTGTCCTTGATTGCCGGCCTGGATCGCCCGGACAGCGGCGATATCATCCTGGACGGCGAAAACCTGTCCACCATGAATGAAGACCGGCTGGCCCGGTTCCGGGCAGAGAAAATCGGGATTATTTTCCAGCAATTTCACCTCATGCCCCATTTGACGGCACAGGAGAACATCAGCCTGCCTCTGGAAATCCTCAAGGCCCCGGACATTGAAAAACAAACCCATGCCATGCTGGAAATGGTGGGTCTCTCCCACCGGCGGCACCACCTGCCCGGCGCTTTGTCCGGCGGAGAATGCCAGCGGGTGGCCATTGCCCGTGCTTTGATCATTAAACCCTCCCTGATCCTGGCCGACGAACCTACGGGTAACCTGGATACGGCCACCGGCGAAACAGTGACTGACCTGCTGTTTAATCTGGTGGAAACCGAACATAAAAGCCTGATCCTGGTGACCCATAATTCTTCCCTGGCCGACCGGTGCCGCAGTACGTTCTCCCTTGAACGGGGGGTGCTGTCCTGA